In the Chloroflexota bacterium genome, TTATAACATGGCTGGCTGGCGTGTGGGGATGGCGGTGGGCAATCCCACTGCCGTTGAGGCACTGGCCCGGGTGAAGACGAACGTGGACTCGGGCATTTTCCGGCCCATCCAAGAGGCAGCGGTAGTCGCGCTGACAGGAGATCAATCCTGGCTGCCGGAACGCAACGAAATCTACAAACGGCGGCGTGACGTGGTGATGGACTGGCTCCCTCATGCCGGACTCAAGGCCCGGGTGCCGGCCGCCGGGCTTTATGTCTGGGCCCAAGTGCCAGAGGGCGAGACCTCAGTGGGTTATTGCAACCGCGTGTTGGAGCAGGCCGGAGTGTGGATCACACCCGGGACGGCCTTCGGGCCCGGCGGGGAGGGCTATGTCCGCATCGCGCTCACAGTGCCCGAGGAACGGCTGATGGAGGCAGGCGAGCGGTTAAAAGCGACGTGAGAAATGGCACATAAGCAAACGCAAAGTAATGTGAAAATAAGAGATATGACCCTCCCTTCCGCAACGGAGCAGGTCCCTGCGTTGGCTCCCGCTCCTGTGGAACGAGCCTTGCTGGTGGGCGCACGCAAGAAGGGGGAACAGGCCCCTTTTACATTGCAGGACTCGATGTCCGAGTTAGCGCAACTGGCCCGCACCGCTGGGGTCGAGGTGGTCGGCCAGACCACTCAGGAACTGGAACGCATCAACCCTGCCACCTACATCGGCAGGGGCAAAGTCGAGGAAATCCGTCTGGCTCGCGACAGCCTGGGCTTTGATATGGTGATCTTCGATGACGAACTGGCCCCCAATCAACAGCGCGAATTGGAAGAAGCCCTGGATGTCAGGATCATTGACCGTACCGCCCTCATCCTGGACATCTTCGCCCGACATGCCCACACCAAAGAAGGCGCGCTGCAGGTGGAACTGGCACAGTATGAGTACCGCTTGCCTCGCCTGACCCGGGCATGGACGCACCTGGCCCGCCAGGCCGGTGGTGCTGCCGGGCGAGGCGGCATCGGGGGCGTGGGGCTGCGTGGCCCCGGCGAAACCCAACTTGAGGTGGACCGCCGCGATATCCAGCGCCGTATCACCCACCTCAAGCGCGAATTGGAGAAGGTGCGCCAACAGCGCGCCCAACACCGTCAGCAGCGCCGCCGCCAGGGGATACCGGTAGTCTCACTGGCCGGTTACACCAACGCCGGCAAGTCTACGCTGCTCAATGCCCTCACCGGCGCGGGGGTCCTGGTGGCCGATATGCTCTTCGCTACCCTGGACCCCATCACCCGCCGTCTGATCCTTCCTGGTGGGAAAGAAGTGCTCATCACCGACACGGTCGGCTTCATTCAGAAACTGCCTACCACCCTGGTCGCTGCTTTCCGCGCCACGTTGGAGGAGATCAACGAGGCCGATCTGATCATCCACGTGGTGGACGTAACGCATCCCAATGTGCGCGAGCAAGTGGCCACAGTAGCGCAGGTATTAGAGGAAATCGGCGCCGGAGACGTACCGGTGCTTTTGGCGCTGAACAAGATTGACCGGCTAGACGATCCCGAGGAGGCCCAACGCATCGCCCTGCAGTATCCTGCCCGCGTCGCCATCTCCGCCCTGCACGGGATAGGGCTCGATCGGCTCCTGGCGGCAATTGAGGCGGCCCTGGCCGCTAATATGCAATCCGTCGTCGTTTGCCTGCCCTACGCTCGCCAGGACCTGGTGACCCTGTTCCACCAACGGGGGCTGATTGACCGAGAGGAGTATGGGCCAAAAGGCATCCACATCGAGGGCCGATTGCCCAGGCGGCTGATGGGGGCGTTTGAGGAGTATGCCAAGTAGTTAGACCACCTTTGGTCAATGGTATCCAATCTCTTCGCGTTGCTTATTGCGCTTTGTACACCTCACGGCGGTGCTTTACAAAGTGAACGATAATGTTTGTCTCTACCTTGTCGAAAGTGTAGAGAACTCGGTAATCGCCAACGCGCAACTTGAATACGCCTTGCCACTCACCCGTCAAAGGTTCTGGGGCTACAACAGCAAAATGCTCAGCCAACCAACGAAGTTTTTTGAGAATCCGTTGGGCTACGGGTTTGCTCAAGCGGGCTAAATCTGCTTCAGCGTCAGGGGTAAATTTGACCTGGTACATCTTACCAGTCTAGTCCCAATTTATCCGCAACTGTCTGAGCGGGTATTGTCTCGCCACCCGCTCGTACCGCCGCGAGCGAACGTTGAAGATGGGCTTTTATGTCTTCGCGTAATTCTAGCCCTTCATCGGGGTCGCCGAATATTTCTACAATCGTCTGTGCTACGACTTCTCGGATCAGGTCTTTGAGCTCGTCTACAGTCAGATCAGCAACACTTGGGTGAACCATTTTTTACCTCCAATTCGCGCTTCATCTGCGTGTGGAGCGGGCGGTCGGCTGTAACTCCTCGGGACGCTGTGCCATCCTTCGCCTCACAAGAAACAGGCTGGAGCTGGTTCTTAGCATCCGCGTGTTAAGTGGCCTATGGCTGTTGCCTTTGTTCCCGCCGCTGGAGCCATCGCTTGAACGAGGCAGGACTTTCAGTGGACTTCTTACCAAGCAGTAATCCTTCAATGCCGATGTCTTCGTCGAGATCGGGCCAATGAATGCCGTAACCTGCGCCGCTTATCTCAAAATTGGCGCGCTCGGCTGGCGTTCCATGAGCCAGGCGCGGATACCAGCCAATGGGCACGGAAATCGTACGCCCGTCTTCTAAATCCACCGACAACGTATCTTCCGTTACTGTCACGTTGACCACTCTAGGCAGGGCCAGTGTGGCCGCTACAGAAGGCATCCCATTCATTTCTCAACCTCTCCAGGTTTTCTCTCGTGATCCGCTCAATATCGCGTAACTCTTTGCGGCTGTAGCCATAGTTTTCAGCCAGCGACGCGTCGGGGTCAAGCCAGAACTTCGCACTCTTGTTCTCCCGATCTATGTGCATATGGCGTGGCTCGCCGCAGTCGTAGGAGTAAAAGTAGAATCGGTAGGGCCCAATTCGCAAAGCAGTTGGCATAGGATTAAGCAGCCCTCATTCCTTCATTCGTTCGTTTTAACCGAGATACCGGGCAGAGAAACCGTCGTGCAGACAGTGCATCCCTCCACGTTGCCCCCACTCTGCGAAGGCGGAGAGTCGCCTCACTATGTGTCATGCGACAGTTTTGCCGCATAATACGCCGTAGTGAAGCGCCATCTGGCGACCGTTGCGATGTTGACTGTTTGGAAATAGTGTACCGCAGACTGCTCCCTAAGTCAATCTTGCCCGAGCCTTTACGAAGAGTTGGCCAAAACATTATGGGTGCGGGATTACACCAAGAGCATGTCGGTTGCGGTCTCACATGTGCTGGAAACGCTTTGAAATGTGGAACAGGAGGCCAGTCTGGGGCCGGCCTCCCGCTGCGTGGAGTAGATCTGTGGTCCTGCGAGACGCACTACTCGATCTCGAAACTCACCGACACCTGCACGGTGATGGTCAGTTCGCCGCCGGAGATGGGGGGAGCCGCCACACTAACGTACTCGTATGCGGCTCTCGCTGGGACCGGCGTGGGCGCTTCGCTCGCGTACTCGCTCACCGATTGTACCCGACCGAGTTTGAAGCCCAGCCCCTCGGCCAACTGTGCCGCCCGGGCCTTTGCGTCGGCCATGGCCTTATCCCGGGCCTCACGCTGCAACGCTGTCGGGTCCGACACGCTGAAGGAGACACCGCCTACCTGGTTGACTCCGGCGACCACTGCCTTCTCCAATAACTCGCCCACCTTGTGGATGTCACGCACGGTTACCACCACATTGTTGACCACATGGTAATACACCACGCCGGTGGGCTGGCCCTCCTTGTCGTACACTTGCTCGATCCAGATGTTGTAGTTGGCGGTGCGGATGTCCTTGTCCGCCACGCCGAGCGCCTTGATGGCGGCCACCACCGCGTTCATCTTATCGGCGTTGGCTGCGGCCGCTTCAGAGGGCGAGGTGTCCTTGATCTCCACGCCCAGTTGGACGTAGGCGATGTCCGGCGTGCCCATGGCAGTGCCGCTGCCCGTCACAGTTACGACGCGCGGCTGGGCTTCGGATTGCCCGCTCGAGAGCGCTGCCACACTGGAGACACCTGATAGCGGGGTCGCCGTCGGCGAAGAGCACGCTGCTCCCAACCCCGCGATCAGCAGGGCGATCAGGAGCATGCAGAGAGTCTTCTGTGTTTTCATTTAGGACCTCCTTAACGAGTTTCGCATATACAGACGACATAGGCTGGACACTTGTTCCATTCGCATTAGGTTACATTTGAGGGCATCAAATACCCTGGTACTCCTCCAACCGGCGGGCGTTCTTGGCAAACCGTGCCTCCTTGTGCTATTATTTGACCGCAATGATCACTTCATCTGTAAAACGTGGAGGTACGCGAGGATGCACGCTGTAGATATTATCATCAAAAAACGCGATGGAGGCGAACTCACCCGCCAGGAGATCGAATTCTTCGTCATGGGCGTGGTGCACGGCGAGATCCCCGACTATCAGGCTGCCGCCTGGTTGATGGCGATTGTCCTGCGCGGGATGAGCAAGCGCGAGACTGTGGACCTCACCGAGGTGATGGCTCGCTCTGGCGATGTACTGGACCTCTCCGATGTCGCACCGATGGTGGTGGACAAGCACTCTACCGGCGGTGTCGGCGACAAGGTTTCGCTGGTCGTCGCCCCTATGGTCGCTGCCTGCGGCCTGCCAGTGGGCAAGATGTCAGGCCGGGGCCTCAGTTTCTCTGGTGGGACGCTGGATAAACTGGAGTCCATCCCCGGCCTCAACGTCCACCTGACCATCGAGCAGTTCAAACGCCAATTGGCCACCATCGGCATCGTGATCGCCGGGCAGACTGCCGACTTGGCCCCTGCCGACGGGATACTCTACGCCCTGCGTGATGTAACCGGCACCGTGGAGAGCCTGCCCCTCATCGCCAGTTCGGTGATGAGCAAGAAGATCGCCGCCGGAGCCAACGCCATCGTGCTCGACGTGAAGGCGGGCCGGGGCGCGTTCATGAAGACGGTTCAAGATGCCGTCGCATTGGCGAAAGTGATGGTGGAGATCGGCGAGGGCGTCGGGCGCAAGGTGCGCGCCGCGATCTCGGACATGAACCAGCCGCTTGGCAATGCAGTGGGCAATGCCCTGGAAGTCGCCGAGGCCATCGCCACACTGAGGGGATACGGCCCGGAGGATTTGACCGAACACTGCCTGACCATCGCCGCGCACATGCTCATCTTGGGCGGGCTGACCGACGACGAAGCCCAAGCGCGGACTCGTCTCGAGGAGGCCGTCCGTTCTGGCGCGGCGCTTGAAAAATTCCGCCAGATGGTGGAGGCCCAGCATGGCGACCCCGCAGTAGTGGACCACCCGGAGATCATGCCTAGGGCCAGCATTGTTCGGTCCGTGGCCGCGCCCCAGGACGGCTGGGTGAAAGCACTGGACGCCATGGAAGTGGGACTGGCAGCGGTCGGGTTGGGCGCAGGGCGGGAGAAGAAGGGTCAACCGATAGATCATGCCGTTGGTTTCCTTTTCCACAAGAAGATCGGCGACCGGGTGAAGTCAGGTGAACCGCTCTTCACCGTCCACGCTAACAGCGAGGCGGCATATCAAGTGGCATCAGAGTGGGTACTGAGAGCCTACGAGTTCAGCGCCACGGAAGTGCCAGCGCCACCGCTCTTCTATGAGATAATCAAGTGAGGCTTGGAGGGACCGTGATTCGCGCGAATCCGGAACAATGCGCCTGGCTGGCCCAGGTAGTAAAGACCATCCGTGTGCGCCGCGAGCCCTGGCTGGTCACGCCGAGCAACGAGACCGAACGCCACCGTGAAGCCAACTATTGGTTCTACATCGTGGCCATCTGTCAGAACACGAAGTCCTTCGCCGGCACCATCGGAGGGCGCTGGTACCGCGGTTGGGACTATCTCTGCGCGGCCACTCGCCGCTGCCTGGACGATTTCAGTGATGCCCAGATCATGTTACGCTACAGCAGTGAAGACCTGCGCCGTGTTCTCTCCGATGACTTCAACCCCACCCACTCGACGATAGACCGCGTGGAGGAGCGCGTCCGCCAGTTGCACGAGTGCGCTCGAGGGTTGCTCGAGCGCTACGAGGGACAGGCCATGAATATCTATTACGCATCCGGAGGGCGTTTGCGCGGCGAAGGGGGCCTATTGGAGAAATTGGCCGCGTTCCCGCCTTATGCCGATCCCCTGCAGAAGAAATCGGTGTTACTGGCGGGTCTCCTGGATGAGATCGGCATCTGGCCGTTAGCCGACCGAGATACGCTGAAGGTGGCGATGGACTACCACGCCGTGCGTGTGGCCTTGCGCACGGGTATGGTCGAGGTAACCGACGCGGGACTGGCGCGAGCGCTCAAGGCGCGGGAG is a window encoding:
- a CDS encoding SIMPL domain-containing protein (The SIMPL domain is named for its presence in mouse protein SIMPL (signalling molecule that associates with mouse pelle-like kinase). Bacterial member BP26, from Brucella, was shown to assemble into a channel-like structure, while YggE from E. coli has been associated with resistance to oxidative stress.) — translated: MKTQKTLCMLLIALLIAGLGAACSSPTATPLSGVSSVAALSSGQSEAQPRVVTVTGSGTAMGTPDIAYVQLGVEIKDTSPSEAAAANADKMNAVVAAIKALGVADKDIRTANYNIWIEQVYDKEGQPTGVVYYHVVNNVVVTVRDIHKVGELLEKAVVAGVNQVGGVSFSVSDPTALQREARDKAMADAKARAAQLAEGLGFKLGRVQSVSEYASEAPTPVPARAAYEYVSVAAPPISGGELTITVQVSVSFEIE
- a CDS encoding type II toxin-antitoxin system RelE/ParE family toxin, giving the protein MYQVKFTPDAEADLARLSKPVAQRILKKLRWLAEHFAVVAPEPLTGEWQGVFKLRVGDYRVLYTFDKVETNIIVHFVKHRREVYKAQ
- a CDS encoding DUF2442 domain-containing protein, whose amino-acid sequence is MNGMPSVAATLALPRVVNVTVTEDTLSVDLEDGRTISVPIGWYPRLAHGTPAERANFEISGAGYGIHWPDLDEDIGIEGLLLGKKSTESPASFKRWLQRREQRQQP
- a CDS encoding thymidine phosphorylase: MHAVDIIIKKRDGGELTRQEIEFFVMGVVHGEIPDYQAAAWLMAIVLRGMSKRETVDLTEVMARSGDVLDLSDVAPMVVDKHSTGGVGDKVSLVVAPMVAACGLPVGKMSGRGLSFSGGTLDKLESIPGLNVHLTIEQFKRQLATIGIVIAGQTADLAPADGILYALRDVTGTVESLPLIASSVMSKKIAAGANAIVLDVKAGRGAFMKTVQDAVALAKVMVEIGEGVGRKVRAAISDMNQPLGNAVGNALEVAEAIATLRGYGPEDLTEHCLTIAAHMLILGGLTDDEAQARTRLEEAVRSGAALEKFRQMVEAQHGDPAVVDHPEIMPRASIVRSVAAPQDGWVKALDAMEVGLAAVGLGAGREKKGQPIDHAVGFLFHKKIGDRVKSGEPLFTVHANSEAAYQVASEWVLRAYEFSATEVPAPPLFYEIIK
- a CDS encoding DUF4160 domain-containing protein, whose product is MPTALRIGPYRFYFYSYDCGEPRHMHIDRENKSAKFWLDPDASLAENYGYSRKELRDIERITRENLERLRNEWDAFCSGHTGPA
- the hflX gene encoding GTPase HflX, which codes for MTLPSATEQVPALAPAPVERALLVGARKKGEQAPFTLQDSMSELAQLARTAGVEVVGQTTQELERINPATYIGRGKVEEIRLARDSLGFDMVIFDDELAPNQQRELEEALDVRIIDRTALILDIFARHAHTKEGALQVELAQYEYRLPRLTRAWTHLARQAGGAAGRGGIGGVGLRGPGETQLEVDRRDIQRRITHLKRELEKVRQQRAQHRQQRRRQGIPVVSLAGYTNAGKSTLLNALTGAGVLVADMLFATLDPITRRLILPGGKEVLITDTVGFIQKLPTTLVAAFRATLEEINEADLIIHVVDVTHPNVREQVATVAQVLEEIGAGDVPVLLALNKIDRLDDPEEAQRIALQYPARVAISALHGIGLDRLLAAIEAALAANMQSVVVCLPYARQDLVTLFHQRGLIDREEYGPKGIHIEGRLPRRLMGAFEEYAK